The following are encoded in a window of Coleofasciculus sp. FACHB-1120 genomic DNA:
- a CDS encoding response regulator — MTKVLVIEDEEVIRESILDILSEGEFIPIGAENGSIGVQLAKELRPDLILCDVRMPELDGYEVLRALRSDPVTAPIPFVFLTADTSENFFHQEQLLGANGYLAKPFTTASLLEAIATHLRK, encoded by the coding sequence ATGACAAAAGTGTTGGTGATTGAAGATGAAGAGGTCATCCGTGAGAGCATCCTAGATATCCTGAGTGAAGGGGAATTCATTCCCATTGGTGCTGAGAATGGCAGTATCGGAGTGCAATTGGCAAAAGAATTGCGTCCCGATTTGATTTTATGTGATGTGAGAATGCCAGAACTTGATGGATACGAAGTTCTCAGGGCACTTCGTTCCGATCCGGTTACAGCTCCAATTCCCTTCGTTTTTCTCACGGCTGATACTTCTGAAAACTTCTTTCACCAAGAGCAACTCTTAGGTGCAAACGGTTATCTTGCTAAACCGTTTACAACTGCCTCACTTCTAGAAGCGATCGCTACTCATCTGAGAAAATAA
- a CDS encoding gamma-glutamyl-gamma-aminobutyrate hydrolase family protein translates to MKSKPPLIGITTAGQMDTRLFSIRGDYVEAVRLAGGLPMLLPPGEPDPAAILERIDGLIFSGGGDIDPAIYNDSSHPTVYNVDHQRDTFELALAKLVLDTDIPILGICRGLEILVVATGGNLVLHLPDEFGDVIAHRTHQSRFCQHPVQIDPESRLAAIIGITEPEIVSWHHQAVRTVPPGWRVTARAADGVIEAMEHEHHSWAIALQWHPELALDDPYQQRIFQALVETARKRTI, encoded by the coding sequence ATGAAATCTAAGCCGCCACTCATTGGAATTACGACCGCTGGTCAGATGGATACGCGCCTGTTTAGCATCAGAGGCGACTATGTAGAGGCAGTGCGCTTAGCGGGTGGCTTACCGATGTTGCTGCCACCGGGAGAACCCGATCCCGCAGCCATCTTAGAAAGAATTGATGGATTGATCTTCTCCGGCGGGGGTGATATTGACCCCGCTATTTACAACGACTCATCTCATCCCACCGTTTATAACGTCGATCATCAGCGTGATACCTTTGAGCTAGCTTTAGCCAAGCTGGTTTTAGATACAGATATCCCAATCTTAGGGATTTGTCGCGGTTTAGAAATTTTGGTAGTCGCAACAGGTGGCAACTTGGTGCTGCATCTGCCGGATGAATTTGGGGACGTGATCGCGCACCGCACCCATCAATCTCGCTTCTGCCAGCATCCCGTGCAAATTGACCCTGAGAGTCGCCTCGCTGCCATAATTGGCATCACAGAGCCGGAGATAGTCTCGTGGCATCATCAAGCTGTGCGGACAGTACCGCCTGGATGGCGGGTTACAGCACGCGCTGCTGATGGGGTAATTGAAGCGATGGAACACGAACACCATTCTTGGGCGATCGCGCTTCAGTGGCATCCCGAACTTGCTCTCGACGATCCCTATCAGCAACGCATCTTTCAGGCGTTAGTCGAGACAGCACGTAAGCGCACGATCTAG
- a CDS encoding sugar O-acetyltransferase — protein sequence MGKTEKQNMLAGELYLASDPELAAGSKRASRLLRMYNATTEEELELRSQILNDLFAQVGSTVQIVPPFHCDYGSNIYAGNGLYMNYGCVILDCNTVHIGDNVLFGPYVQIYTAYHPTDPQIRQTGLELAAPIKIGNNVWIGGGTIICPRVTIGDNTTIGAGSVVVKDIPENVVAAGNPCRIIRPAT from the coding sequence GTGGGAAAAACGGAAAAACAGAACATGCTGGCAGGCGAGTTGTATCTAGCGTCTGACCCAGAACTCGCTGCTGGAAGCAAACGGGCGTCTCGTCTATTAAGAATGTACAACGCGACGACTGAGGAAGAGCTAGAGTTGCGATCGCAAATTCTCAATGATTTGTTCGCTCAGGTAGGCTCAACGGTTCAAATTGTACCTCCATTTCACTGTGACTACGGCAGCAATATTTACGCTGGCAACGGGTTGTACATGAATTATGGATGCGTAATTCTAGACTGTAATACCGTTCATATCGGTGACAATGTTTTGTTTGGTCCCTACGTGCAAATTTATACGGCTTATCATCCGACCGATCCTCAAATCCGTCAAACGGGGCTGGAACTCGCTGCACCGATTAAGATTGGCAATAATGTCTGGATTGGAGGCGGCACTATCATTTGTCCAAGGGTGACAATTGGCGACAACACGACAATTGGAGCTGGCAGTGTTGTTGTCAAAGATATTCCTGAAAATGTCGTGGCTGCTGGAAATCCCTGTCGCATCATTCGACCAGCAACTTAA
- a CDS encoding glucosidase, with translation MTPEETRLKEDRERKAYWRRWGPYLSDRQWGTVREDYSPDGSAWDYFTHDQARSRAYRWGEDGIAGISDNHQRLCFAIALWNEEDPILKERFFGLTGKEGNHGEDVKEYYFYLDNTPTHSYMKCLYKYPHKAFPYSQLVEENKCRRYQDREFELLDTGVFDSDAYFDIFVEYAKNSPEDILIQISAVNRGTEEKTLHLLPTLWFRNTWSWNHSEEKPRIKRLKSDNHLSILEATEASLGERWLYCEGNQGAETPPLLLFTENETNQERLFGVNNPSPYVKDGINNYLVSGQEDAVNPNQIGTKFAADYILKIGAGETKVVRLRLSDSPGFAEPFGVDFDTTFQNRKREADEFYEQVTSPCSLTEEKRNIQRQAFAGMLWNKQFYHYVVEEWLKGDAIHPAPKSRRNIRNSEWIHLFNDDIISMPDKWEYPWFAAWDLAFHVIPLATIDPDFAKRQLDRLTREWYMHPNGQLPAYEWDFSDGNPPVHAWATFRIYKIEQKMYGCADKKFLERVFQKLLLNFTWWVNRKDIGGKNVFQGGFLGMDNIGVFDRNVDLPTGGNLEQSDGTSWMGMYCLNMLAIALELAPENSAYEDIASKFFEHFLYIADAMNCMGDAETSLWDEADGFYYDMLHLPDGSYLPLKVRSMVGLIPLLAVATIEPETLEKLPGFQQRMQWFIQNRPNLKQNVACMETPGVGARRLLAIAYRDKLRRILEKMLDENEFLSPYGIRSVSKFHAKNPYIFGVNGEQYRVDYEPAESSSGLFGGNSNWRGPIWFPINYLIIESLQKFHYYLGDDFQVECPTGSGQMMNLWEVATELSQRLTRIFLQDESGKRPVYGDSETFQNNPHWRDLILFYEYFHGDNGAGLGASHQTGWTGVVAKLIQQCGEYGGQNQASKPAQK, from the coding sequence ATGACTCCAGAAGAAACTAGATTAAAAGAAGACCGGGAGCGCAAAGCTTATTGGCGGCGATGGGGGCCTTATTTGAGCGATCGCCAATGGGGAACGGTGAGAGAAGATTATAGTCCTGATGGCTCAGCTTGGGACTATTTTACCCACGATCAGGCTCGTTCTCGCGCTTATCGCTGGGGAGAAGATGGGATTGCCGGAATTTCGGATAACCATCAGCGACTTTGTTTTGCGATCGCGCTTTGGAATGAGGAAGATCCGATCCTTAAAGAAAGGTTTTTCGGTTTAACGGGAAAGGAAGGAAATCATGGGGAAGATGTCAAGGAATATTACTTTTATCTTGACAATACCCCCACTCATTCTTACATGAAATGTCTCTATAAATATCCTCACAAAGCCTTTCCGTATTCCCAACTCGTTGAAGAAAATAAGTGTAGACGTTATCAAGACCGAGAATTTGAGCTACTCGATACTGGAGTGTTTGATTCTGACGCCTACTTCGATATTTTTGTCGAGTATGCCAAGAATTCACCGGAGGATATTTTAATTCAAATCAGTGCGGTCAATCGGGGAACGGAAGAGAAAACCCTGCATCTTCTACCAACCCTCTGGTTTCGCAATACATGGTCTTGGAATCATTCTGAAGAGAAGCCTAGAATCAAAAGACTTAAAAGTGACAATCATCTAAGTATTTTAGAAGCGACTGAAGCAAGCCTAGGCGAACGCTGGCTTTATTGTGAGGGGAATCAGGGGGCGGAAACACCGCCCTTACTGTTGTTTACAGAAAATGAAACAAATCAGGAAAGATTATTTGGGGTAAATAATCCCTCGCCCTACGTAAAAGATGGGATTAATAATTATCTTGTATCCGGTCAAGAAGATGCTGTAAATCCAAACCAAATAGGGACTAAATTTGCTGCTGATTATATCTTAAAAATTGGTGCAGGCGAAACTAAAGTTGTTCGACTACGACTAAGCGACTCTCCCGGCTTTGCCGAACCCTTTGGCGTCGATTTTGACACAACTTTTCAAAACCGAAAACGCGAAGCTGATGAATTTTACGAACAAGTTACTTCTCCGTGTTCTCTAACAGAAGAGAAGCGAAATATCCAGCGACAAGCTTTTGCGGGAATGTTGTGGAATAAGCAATTTTATCACTACGTTGTAGAAGAATGGTTAAAAGGCGATGCGATTCATCCAGCACCAAAGTCGCGCCGAAATATTAGGAATTCTGAGTGGATTCATCTTTTCAATGATGATATTATTTCCATGCCAGATAAATGGGAATATCCTTGGTTTGCTGCCTGGGATTTAGCCTTTCATGTCATCCCCTTGGCAACAATCGATCCAGATTTTGCAAAGCGGCAACTCGATAGATTGACGCGGGAATGGTATATGCATCCCAACGGTCAATTACCAGCCTATGAATGGGATTTCAGCGATGGGAATCCGCCGGTTCATGCTTGGGCAACATTCCGCATTTACAAGATTGAACAAAAAATGTATGGTTGCGCTGATAAGAAGTTTTTAGAGCGCGTATTTCAAAAGTTGTTGCTTAATTTTACCTGGTGGGTGAACCGCAAAGATATTGGGGGAAAAAATGTATTTCAAGGCGGTTTTTTAGGCATGGATAACATTGGTGTCTTTGACAGAAATGTGGATCTGCCTACCGGAGGGAATTTAGAACAGTCTGATGGTACAAGTTGGATGGGAATGTACTGTCTAAATATGCTAGCGATCGCGCTAGAGTTGGCACCAGAAAACTCCGCTTACGAAGATATCGCCAGCAAATTTTTTGAACACTTCCTTTATATCGCTGATGCAATGAACTGTATGGGCGATGCAGAGACATCTCTGTGGGATGAAGCGGATGGTTTTTACTATGATATGTTGCATTTACCTGATGGTAGCTATTTGCCACTAAAAGTGCGGTCAATGGTTGGGCTGATTCCTCTATTAGCAGTTGCCACAATCGAACCAGAAACTTTAGAGAAGCTTCCAGGTTTTCAACAACGAATGCAATGGTTTATTCAAAATCGCCCTAACCTGAAACAAAATGTTGCGTGTATGGAAACGCCAGGGGTTGGTGCTAGAAGATTACTCGCGATCGCTTATCGAGATAAACTCCGCCGCATCTTAGAAAAAATGCTCGATGAAAACGAATTCTTAAGCCCCTATGGGATTCGCTCTGTTTCAAAATTTCATGCGAAAAATCCCTACATTTTTGGGGTAAATGGCGAGCAATATCGAGTAGATTACGAACCCGCAGAATCCAGTAGCGGCTTATTTGGAGGGAATTCCAACTGGCGCGGTCCTATTTGGTTTCCAATTAATTATTTAATTATTGAATCTCTCCAAAAATTTCATTACTACTTGGGTGATGATTTCCAAGTCGAGTGTCCCACAGGTTCTGGGCAAATGATGAATCTCTGGGAAGTCGCCACAGAATTGTCGCAAAGGCTAACCCGAATTTTCCTTCAGGATGAATCAGGTAAACGTCCGGTTTATGGCGACTCGGAAACCTTTCAAAATAATCCCCATTGGCGCGATTTAATTCTGTTCTACGAATATTTTCATGGCGATAATGGCGCAGGACTGGGCGCTAGTCATCAAACTGGCTGGACAGGTGTAGTCGCTAAACTCATTCAGCAATGCGGCGAATACGGCGGACAAAATCAAGCTTCCAAACCTGCTCAAAAATAG